The Limanda limanda chromosome 13, fLimLim1.1, whole genome shotgun sequence genome has a window encoding:
- the LOC133018420 gene encoding noelin-3, giving the protein MSQSIEVLNLRTQRDFQYIMRMESQIKGLRSKFRQIESDRKTLVNKNFQELKGKMEALQPLIPVLEQYKTDTKLISLFKEEIRNLSAVLMGIQEEMGAYDYEELQQRVLNLENRLRNCMNKLTCGKLMKITGPLTVKTSGTRFGAWMTDPQASPKNNRVWYMDSYTNNKIVKEFKSLDDFVAGVESRTYNLPFKWAGTNHVVYNGSLYYNKMQSNILVRYSFETGRVVTQRALESAGFHNVYPYTWGGFSDIDLMADELGLWAVYATNQNAGNIVVSQLNPDTLQILNTWNTEYSKRNAGESFMICGTLYITNSHLTGAKVYYAYSTKTSTYEYTDIPFHNQYFHMSMLDYNARDRTLYGWNNGHQVLFNVTLFHIIKTEDDS; this is encoded by the exons ATGTCGCAGTCAATCGAGGTGTTGAACCTGCGGACGCAGAGGGACTTCCAGTACATCATGAGGATGGAGAGCCAGATCAAGGGGCTGCGGTCAAAGTTCCGGCAGATCGAGTCGGACAGGAAGACGCTCGTCAACAAAAACTTTCAG GAGCTGAAGGGAAAGATGGAGGCCCTGCAGCCGCTGATCCCCGTTCTGGAGCAATACAAGACAGACACGAAGCTCATCTCCCTGTTCAAAGAGGAGATCAGGAACCTGTCGGCTGTGTTGATGGGAATCCAGGAGGAGATGGGAGCCTACGACtacgaggagctgcagcagagggtCCTGAACCTGGAGAACCGGCTTCGGAACTGTATGAACAAACTCA CATGTGGGAAGCTGATGAAGATCACCGGGCCGCTGACGGTGAAAACATCGGGGACCAGATTCGGAGCCTGGATGACCGACCCGCAGGCGTCGCCCAAAAACAACCGG GTCTGGTACATGGACAGCTACACCAACAACAAGATCGTCAAAGAGTTTAAATCCCTCGACGATTTCGTGGCGGGAGTCGAGTCGAGAACTTACAACCTTCCTTTCAAATGGGCCGGGACCAACCACGTGGTGTACAACGGCTCGCTGTACTACAACAAGATGCAGAGCAACATCCTGGTGCGCTACAGCTTCGAGACGGGACGCGTGGTCACGCAGAGGGCGCTGGAGTCGGCGGGCTTCCACAACGTGTACCCCTACACGTGGGGGGGCTTCTCCGACATCGACCTCATGGCGGACGAGCTGGGCCTGTGGGCCGTGTACGCCACCAACCAGAACGCCGGGAACATCGTGGTCAGCCAGCTGAACCCCGACACGCTGCAGATCCTCAACACGTGGAACACGGAGTACTCCAAGAGGAACGCCGGCGAGTCCTTCATGATCTGCGGGACCCTCTACATCACTAACTCCCACCTCACGGGCGCCAAGGTGTACTACGCCTACTCCACCAAGACGTCCACGTACGAGTACACAGACATCCCCTTTCACAACCAGTACTTCCACATGTCCATGTTGGACTACAACGCCAGGGACCGCACGCTGTACGGCTGGAACAACGGACACCAGGTGCTGTTCAATGTCACACTTTTCCACATCATTAAAACGGAGGACGACTCTTAA